In a single window of the Pongo abelii isolate AG06213 chromosome 1, NHGRI_mPonAbe1-v2.0_pri, whole genome shotgun sequence genome:
- the LOC100445627 gene encoding LOW QUALITY PROTEIN: THAP domain-containing protein 3-like (The sequence of the model RefSeq protein was modified relative to this genomic sequence to represent the inferred CDS: inserted 1 base in 1 codon), which translates to MPKSCAAWQCCNRYSSRRKQLTFHXQVRENTAPASERGNASSSQKEKVLPEAGAGEDSPGRNRDTALEELQLPPNAKGPIKQISLWRPQAAEAVGRLAGPAGLRSPLDKQPSDHSYALLDLGSLKEKTLPHCEGKLKAPEALAGPEAGEAKDVQLPPCLQRALGTPGQTWARAAELSPTGSGRRGGSDTRAGRALEFWLWTFLSAVVTEKVGREDCRAGD; encoded by the exons ATGCCGAAGTCGTGCGCGGCCTGGCAGTGCTGCAATCGCTACAGCAGCCGCAGGAAGCAGCTCACCTTCC CGCAGGTGAGGGAGAACACAGCCCCTGCCAGTGAGAGAGGAAATGCCAGCTCTTCTCAGAAAGAAAAGGTCCTCCCTGAGGCGGGGGCCGGAGAGGACAGCCCTGGGAGAAACAGGGACACTGCGCTTGAAGAGCTTCAGTTGCCGCCAAATGCCAAAGGCCCAATAAAACAGATCTCGCTTTGGAGGCCGCAAGCGGCAGAGGCTGTTGGCCGGCTAGCCGGCCCTGCAGGCTTGAGAAGTCCCCTCGACAAGCAGCCATCTGATCACAGCTATGCCCTGTTGGACTTAGGTTCCCTGAAGGAAAAAACTCTTCCTCACTGTGAAGGAAAACTAAAAGCTCCAGAAGCGCTTGCAGGCCCAGAGGCTGGTGAAGCGAAGGATGTCCAGCTGCCTCCGTGCCTGCAAAGGGCACTGGGGACTCCAGGTCAGACTTGGGCCAGAGCAGCAGAGCTGAGCCCCACAGGCTCCGGACGCAGAGGCGGTAGTGACACCAGGGCCGGCAGGGCTTTGGAGTTCTGGCTGTGGACGTTTTTGTCTGCTGTGGTCACTGAGAAAGTTGGCCGTGAGGACTGCCGGGCGGGGGATTGA